CGCTGGCCACTGCGCGCATCATCAGCAGAGAGATTGCCAGCGGCGCGGCCCAACCCGCGTCGCCAAAGGCGCTCCGCATGGTCTGGGGAATGGGGCCAATCACGTTGATGGGCTGTGATCCGACAAAGGTCAGCACTGAACTGGTTCCCAGAATGAACATCAGCGCAATGATAGGAGCTGAAATCACCACGGACTGCCCAATGGTGCGCGCCGCGTTGCGAGACTCGCCTGCCAGAATGGCCACGTATTCGAATCCGCTCAGCGCTCCCACGGTCATCTGGCCGAAAATTGCCAGACCAAACCATGATGGCCGCGGGGGCTGCCACGGTATTGGCTCATAGTGTGTGATGGTGCCGCGCAGCAGCGCCCACAGCGGCAGGCCCAGCAGAATCACGTACGCGGCCATCACTCCTATGCTGCCCACGTTGTGCAGCCATTTCCCAATGTCCAGGCCTCGGATCGCAACCAGAGTGATGCCGGCCATTACTCCCCCGGTCAGCACAAGCGTCGCGAGTTTGCTTGCGGGAATCCACGCTCCGGCCGCGCCCAGAATGTAGCCCAGATCTGTGGGGACAACGAAGATGATGGCGCCAGTGACAATGACCGCGTAGACCCATAGGTTCCACGCCGTGAGAAATCCGGCCATTTCGCCAAAACCGGATTTTGCCCATTGGTAGAGACCGCCCTCCAGAGGCATCATCCGGTTCAGGTATATGACCACGGCTGCCAGCGGAATGTAATAGAGAACCATCGCGCCCAGCCAGAAGGCCACGTGCGCGCGCCCTAATTTTGCCGCGATGCCCACCCACGTCGAGCCAACTACGCATAGCACCTGCGCCATGACAAGATCGCCAAGACCTAGTTCCTTACGCAGGCCTGCCTGTTCGCTCGTTGTAGTGTCTGGCACGGTCAACAATGATGCCACAATACGGCAATACCAGTCTTGCCAGCGGACGGGAGACTGTTTCAATCGCGCATCAGGCGCATCTTTTCTCGACCGCGAGCGCCAGGACCGGCGCGTTGCGTCCTACGTTGGTCCGTGAACGTCGCGGCTTTTGTGAAATGAGAACTGCGCTCGGCGCGCCATCTTCGTACGGCAGATCATTGGGGATCCAGAACCGTGTGTCACCCACGTTGATCCAGCGGCCAACGTTCTCCAGCACCATAAACTGCATTACCGCATTCGATCCGCATCGGGGGCATCTGCCATGTTCGTTGAGCCTGGCCACAATAGAACAATCCAGGCACTCAAATTCTTCCGATGGATGATCGATCGGGCTGATCAATGTACCGGTCATTTCCATCCTTTCCGTATCGCATTTCCTGTTGCTTGCAGCGAATCCCTGTTTACTCTGTGAACTCGCGGTTTTGTCATCTACTACCAATCAAAGTAACTGGATTCCACGCGGCTGCGAACTGGCAAGTCTTACAGTGGGCGGCGAGAGAACGTAGGGAGAAGAATTTGATGCGGTCACGCTGGTTTGTGAAAACGGGCCCGCTCATCCTTCTGCCTGATTTGCCGGAAGGATGAAGAGCCCGCTAAGAAGTGACGAGCACGAAGGATCTAGCTGGCCTTGGCAGTAACCGCGACGGGCTGAAACACTGTCACGATGAAACGCGCGGTGCCATTCATCGGGATGAAATTGTATGTTTCACGGACTCCAGTAGCAGGAAACGAGTCCGGTCCCTTGAAATGCGTGTTAATGCCGCCCGTGGAGAAAGCCTGCGATTTTCCAATGGCCGGAAGTTCAATGACGGGAAGCAGAACGCTGAAGTCGTTTCCGCCCGTATCAATACTCATGTGAGTTGTCACGGTGACCAATGTGCCTATGCCGGTCTCCAGGACGCGAACGGCGCTGCCGGAAAAGGTCTTGGTCTGGCCGTTCTCAGTGTAGGAAACAAATGGCTGGCCCAGGAAGTTGTGTTTCAGGTACGTGAAGGTGAGGTTACCGCCTTGCAGAGTGTATTCATTCGGCTGTACGCCTGGCATATTTACTCCTTTTTCTTTATCGATCATTAGTCTTGAGGGCCGCGTATCTTCCTTGCCGATGCGCCGTGAAATCGACCTATGGACGAAGGTCAACGATAGGCGGCCGAAGGCGCATCATTCCGGGGAGCCGGCAGTTTTTTCGGCTATAAGAGGAGTGATTCATAAGAAGAAAGTGTTTCAAAAGAAAATTACCTTAGACGTGGAGAAGAGCCTTACCACTGATAGATATGGCAGAGCGATCAGAAAGCCTAGGTTTTACAGCGGATAAACGCGATGAGCGCGATTCGGTCCGGCATCTCGCGAATATAAGGTAAGCGTGATCCCCTTGTTATGAATGTTATTCGGTTTCAAATCCTGGTCAGCGCTGATCGGCGTAATCCGGTAAAGTCTTGGCTTTTCCGGGCGGTATTATCCATCTTCATTAGTGGTGAGCTTTTGTTCTTTCTCTGCACATGCGCGGGCCGATGCGTGGTCTCATGCC
This genomic stretch from Terriglobia bacterium harbors:
- a CDS encoding APC family permease, with product MAQVLCVVGSTWVGIAAKLGRAHVAFWLGAMVLYYIPLAAVVIYLNRMMPLEGGLYQWAKSGFGEMAGFLTAWNLWVYAVIVTGAIIFVVPTDLGYILGAAGAWIPASKLATLVLTGGVMAGITLVAIRGLDIGKWLHNVGSIGVMAAYVILLGLPLWALLRGTITHYEPIPWQPPRPSWFGLAIFGQMTVGALSGFEYVAILAGESRNAARTIGQSVVISAPIIALMFILGTSSVLTFVGSQPINVIGPIPQTMRSAFGDAGWAAPLAISLLMMRAVASASLIFTGLTRLPMTAGWDNLVPRWFARLHPNRRTPVNSILFVAALVMLLIFFSMLGVREQEASQLLAGSSIALYAIAYVALFALPLLGRRALRSALPTWVKVLSLVGLVSSLVSLVIMVYPIIDVADPGVYAAKICAVVVLSNMLGLAIYKGGKRRSHRQRALGEPLAKS